The DNA region TTACTTTTCCCGAAAAAAATAAAAAGCGAGTAACTGTTAAACAAGCAATAAATGACCTACCTATCTTACAAAATGGAGATAGTATTGATGAATTGCCATATAGGAAAGGTAGAAAAAGTCAGTATGCAAAGACAATGAGTAATGGCTGTAAAGTTGCAACACAAAATTATGTTTCAAGAAATAGAGACTATGTTTTGGAAAGATACAAGCATATTCCTAAAGGAAAAAACTGGCAAGCCATACCTAAAGAGTTAATGTCTAACTATGCTGATTTATCTAATTGTCATAGTGGTATCTATAAAAGGTTAGATGACAAAAAACCATCAGTAGTAATCGCTAATTATAGAAAGAACATGTTAATTCATCCATATCAGGATAGAGGCTTATCTGTTAGGGAAGCAGCAAGACTACAAAGTTTTCCTGATAATTTTGAATTTAAAGGAAGTCTAATGCATATGCAACAACAAATAGGAAATGCTGTACCTCCTTTATTGGCTAAGGCAATTTTTGAACAAATCATATATTTAACTAATAATGAGCAACAGCAGTAAGCAAGATAACTTCATAAGATTTAATTTTGACGTTAGTGCCTATCGATTGCTTGGTAGAGAATTAATTACGGACAGAATAACTGCATTGTTTGAGATTGTAAAAAACTCTTACGATGCTAATTCTGATAATGTTACAATTAGTTTCATAAATACAACTTCAAAATCTAACAACTCAAAAATAATTATTAAGGATGATGGTTTAGGAATGACGTTGAACGACTTAAAAAATCGTTGGATGGTCATCGGCACAAGTAGTAAAAGAAGAGAAAGAACTTCTCCAGAGCCTTATAATAGAAAAGTTGTAGGAAAAAAAGGAATAGGTCGATTTGCAGTTGATTTATTAGGTTCTAAATTAACCCTAAAGACAAAACAAAAAGGCAGTAAAAATTGGACAGTTTTAGAAACTGATTGGTCAGTTTATCAAACGTTAGAACAACAACAATTAACCTTGCCTTTTGAAGAAGATAAAGAGTTTTTTACTGATATTAAAAATAGATATTGGTTTGAAGAAGGAGACGAAAATACTCAAGGCACAATTTTAGAAATTGAAAAGGTTAATAATGATTGGACTGAATACGATATTATCCGAGTTACAAAGGAACTTGCGAAGTTAGTTTCTCCTAATGCTAAATTAACACAATATCCTTTTAATATAAAAATCAACTCTCCGTTTAAAGATTATGACAATTTAAATGTTAAGCCTTTATCAATTGTAAATTATGCTACAAAATCAATAAAACTATCTTATAATAAAAAGCAAGAAACTCAAGAAATAGCAATTCACGACAAAGGAGAAATTATAATTAAGTCTGTACCTAAAAGAAGATTTGGATTTGTTGACTTCACATTATATTATTTCGACCAATCGGCAAAGCGAAAACTTGTAAAACAATATCAAAACTTGGATACTGATGGTATTAAAGTTTATAGAGATGGAATTATAACAACTCCTTTTGCAGAACACGAGGCAAATCAAAATAAACAAAAAGATATTTTAGGAATTGATAAGCGTAGATATTCAGGTTTTTTCGATAAGATCAGTAGTAGGGATTTGTTGGGTTATTTAGAAATTTCTGATGAAAATAATCCTAATATTATAGAGACAACAAATAGACAGGATTTTATAGATAATATTGAGTATAGTGAACTTAAACTTTTTATTATCGAGCAAATTGAGCAAATTGAAAAGTGCTTAAAATACGAGAGAGACCACGTAAGAGAGACCACAAAATCAGATTTAACAAATGCTAATACTGGGTTAAAGTCTATTAAAAAGAATTTATCACAGATTAAAAAGAGTGCTTCTCCAGAGGTGAAAAAGCAATTAAAAGATGTAGAGGCTGATTTAAGTAAATTACAAGGCACAGTAAATAAGAGCATAAAAGATTACGCTAAGTTAGAGCAAGACTCTAAGCAAAAAGAAAGTTTGTTTTTTAGTTTAGTATCGTTGCAGACTTACGCTTCAATGTTTTCTCATATGACTAAACACACTATTGGACATATAATAAGAGATGCAGAATACTTTAAAAATCATTTTCCTAATGAGAGGTTAACGGATAGGTTTAGGTCTATTTCAACAAGGATTTTTGACGAAATGAATACATTAAGACAAGGCATAGATTTTATGTTGAAGTATGCCCAATCTGATGATGATATTGAAGATATTAATCTTAATGATTTGTTGAGCAACTTGTTTAACAATATCTATTTAGATGTTTTTAAAAGAGAGAATATTGAAACTCAAGTTGAGATTGCTAAAAATTTAGAATTACATTATAATAAAAAGGCTTTGGAAGATGTCTTTGATAATTTAATATCAAATTCAATAAAAGCACTAAAAGGGAGGTCAAATAAAAAGATTAAATGTAGTGGGATTGTTAGTAACGATAAATTAACGCTTTATTTTTCTGATAATGGTATAGGAATACTGGAAGAAGATAAGTATCGTATTTTTGATATTTTCTTTACACGAACAGCAGAAGATGGAGGGGCAGGAATAGGACTTTATATGGTTAAAACAAGGATTGAGGCTATGAATGGAACAATTGAAGTTGTAGAAAATGAACTAAAACCAACTGGTGCTACATTTAAGATAGTTTTACCTTTTGAAAAATAATTTATTATGGATATTAGTATAGTAGTTATTGATGATAACCAAAAGATGCAAGATGACTCTCTTATATGGTCTCTTGAAGATAGATTTGGAGAAGATAAGGTTCACTTTTTTTTAACACCAACAGAGGGGCTAAATTTTATTAAGGACAATCTAAAAAAGAACCTAATTATATTATTAGATATAAATTTCCCTGAAAACCAAATAGATGGGCATAAGGCTTTAGAAGAAATTACAAATATATCTAAACTTATACCTGTTGTGCTTTGGAGTGCAGTTGATGAAAATAAAGAAAAATTCTCTGATTTTATAAATAACCACGCTTTTGGGTTCATTAATAAAACTGCTACTATTGAAGAAGCAATGACTATTATTGATAAGGCAGAACGATTTTTGGAATTTAATATAGATAATGTAATTGAGGATTGGATTATTGATAAGGATGAGGATAAAGATAAGCCTGTGTATTTGACTTCTGACGGAGCATCATATTCTCTTAATGATATACTGAACGAAATTAGGCAACAAAGCGAAATAGGTAAGGAATTTACAAGAAAATTTAATGAATTAACTATTGACCTAATTTTAAGAAATAAAGAGAATTTGAATGACTAATATTATTGTTGCAATTGATAAGGAAGATGAAGAACTTGGAGGTTTTTTTGAAGATTGTGATTTAGATTTAAATAACTTTTTTTCAGAGAAACATTTATCAGTTAATTCACTACAAAATAATCAATTAAATCATATTTATATTGGATTAGTAACTGAACCTTTAGATACATTTACTTTTTTGGCTTACTCTCACGGATCAGATAATGAATTGCTGTCTAAAGGCACTCCTTATATTGACGAACATAATGTTGAAAGTTTCAAAAATTCGTTATTTTATACTTGCTCCTGCCATACAGGTAAATCATTGGGTTCTCAATTAATAGAGAATGGTTGTTTAAGTTATATTGGATATAAAGACAAATTTATTGTATGGGATTTTAATAGGTCACCATTTATTGAATGTGCTAATTACGCTATAAAAGAAATATATTCAGGAATTGATACTGAACAAGCAGTTATTAATACCAAAGCAAAATACAATGAATACATTGACAATTATTCTAATGATCTAATTGGAGCAGCTATGTTAAGGTCTAATCGAGATGCTCTTACTCATTTAGGAAAAAAATTGAAGTTATAAGCTTATATTTTACTTAAAATCACTACCACAAATTGCAGCCCAGTTTTCCCAAATAGAGGCAACACATCTTTCAAGGTCTATGTTTAGTTTCTTACTAATAGTTTGTGCATCATCACGAGCTTCCGAAGAAGATTTAGTTTTATGGTATAAAGTTGTATTAGGAAAATAAATGATTTTACAATTTACAGTTCCTGGAATCTGATCTTTATATCCAAGT from Tamlana crocina includes:
- a CDS encoding DNA cytosine methyltransferase — encoded protein: MMKNAIDIFSGAGGMSVGAELAGIDIQFAVEYNKAAAETFKSNHPEAEVLCEDIREVTVPDEVRNPFILFGGPPCQGFSISNTKTRNLKNENNSLFKEFIRFVREANPRWFVFENVEGFVSFHNGKILKELKEEFQDLGYNVSHSVLTASDYGVPQNRNRFFMIGNRLGIDFTFPEKNKKRVTVKQAINDLPILQNGDSIDELPYRKGRKSQYAKTMSNGCKVATQNYVSRNRDYVLERYKHIPKGKNWQAIPKELMSNYADLSNCHSGIYKRLDDKKPSVVIANYRKNMLIHPYQDRGLSVREAARLQSFPDNFEFKGSLMHMQQQIGNAVPPLLAKAIFEQIIYLTNNEQQQ
- a CDS encoding response regulator produces the protein MDISIVVIDDNQKMQDDSLIWSLEDRFGEDKVHFFLTPTEGLNFIKDNLKKNLIILLDINFPENQIDGHKALEEITNISKLIPVVLWSAVDENKEKFSDFINNHAFGFINKTATIEEAMTIIDKAERFLEFNIDNVIEDWIIDKDEDKDKPVYLTSDGASYSLNDILNEIRQQSEIGKEFTRKFNELTIDLILRNKENLND
- a CDS encoding sensor histidine kinase — encoded protein: MSNSSKQDNFIRFNFDVSAYRLLGRELITDRITALFEIVKNSYDANSDNVTISFINTTSKSNNSKIIIKDDGLGMTLNDLKNRWMVIGTSSKRRERTSPEPYNRKVVGKKGIGRFAVDLLGSKLTLKTKQKGSKNWTVLETDWSVYQTLEQQQLTLPFEEDKEFFTDIKNRYWFEEGDENTQGTILEIEKVNNDWTEYDIIRVTKELAKLVSPNAKLTQYPFNIKINSPFKDYDNLNVKPLSIVNYATKSIKLSYNKKQETQEIAIHDKGEIIIKSVPKRRFGFVDFTLYYFDQSAKRKLVKQYQNLDTDGIKVYRDGIITTPFAEHEANQNKQKDILGIDKRRYSGFFDKISSRDLLGYLEISDENNPNIIETTNRQDFIDNIEYSELKLFIIEQIEQIEKCLKYERDHVRETTKSDLTNANTGLKSIKKNLSQIKKSASPEVKKQLKDVEADLSKLQGTVNKSIKDYAKLEQDSKQKESLFFSLVSLQTYASMFSHMTKHTIGHIIRDAEYFKNHFPNERLTDRFRSISTRIFDEMNTLRQGIDFMLKYAQSDDDIEDINLNDLLSNLFNNIYLDVFKRENIETQVEIAKNLELHYNKKALEDVFDNLISNSIKALKGRSNKKIKCSGIVSNDKLTLYFSDNGIGILEEDKYRIFDIFFTRTAEDGGAGIGLYMVKTRIEAMNGTIEVVENELKPTGATFKIVLPFEK